A stretch of DNA from Anopheles ziemanni chromosome 3, idAnoZiCoDA_A2_x.2, whole genome shotgun sequence:
GAGCGAATTCCGGCGCATGGGGAAAAGAGTGTTTGAGACGTCACTGCTGGCGACTATCAGACTGATTCTGAGTCTGTTCCTGCCAGCGATAGCGCAACTAATACCCGTCCCGTGAGCAGACACAGTTCCAAGTGGAAAAATCAAGCGTTTAATCAAAAGCAatcttttcttccttcctttatTATTAGATTTCTTCTAAAGGATGTGGATCAATGGATAAGATCGCTGGTGGCTACTCAGGTGCAGACACGATCTAAATTGGAGAGTGAAGGCGCATCAAATAATGACTTGCTACAATCACTCATCAACAACAGGGAGAAACATAGTACGGCAAAACACGTTATATGCGTTGAAATACGAGTTGTgttgtaattttatttgaaacacaTTTTAGACATCTCTCAAACGGAGTTAACTGGACACGCATTAGCAATATTTCTCGAAGGATTCGAAACGTCAAGCGCGGTAATTGGTTGTGCGCTCTACCAGGTATGTAATATAGAAGTAACACAACGATAAAAGTTGAAACATTTATGTTTTCGTTTAGCTGGCAATAAATCCCGAGGTGCAAGAAAAGCTATTTCATGACATTAAAAAGCAACTGGACGCCAACGATGGCAAGCTGGACTTTGATGTGCTGCAGAACATTGAATATTTAGAATGGACGATGCTGGAAACACTTCGTATGTATCCGCCGGCTGCCACCATGCACAAACTGTCGACAAAAAAGTACATCATGCGAAGAGGACATCGTGACAGTCAAGGGCACGATATGGGTGTCTACGTTCGGGTGGGAACACCGATATTGATACCTATTCTTGCAATTCACATGTATGTGGAATGTACTAGCAATGTACAAGGATGCTCATACAATTTCTTACTCCATTTCAGGGATCCAAAATATCATCCTGAACCGCAAAAGTTCGATCCTGAACGATTCAGCCCCGACCGGAAGGTAGAACACCGGGGTACGGTCTATTTACCCTTTGGAGAAGGTCCTCGAATGTGTCTGGGTATGAGATTCGCGCAGGCACAGGTGAAGCTGGCCCTAATGAAGCTGATCCTAAGCTATCGCGTAAGAACTGGTCCAAATCATAAGCCGTTCACTGTCGATCCGCGATCCATCATCTACCAGTCGAAGGATGGTTTACGACTGGTGTTTGAAAAACGATAAATCAAGGAAATCGGCATAATGTGCATGTTACTGCTTCTGAAATAATAAGCTTCTTTTTCGAATGTTACAAAAGACTCATAATAAAACTCCTTGAGCTGTAAGCACACATTTAGAGCGTTATGCGAAATCGATTTAATTATCACAAGCATACCAACCAGTTTACTAAAAAAGCTAGCTGCGGACATTCGCCTTTAAACTTAGTATAagagtttaatgtttttttttaattttcgaaaaatagaGCTTAGACAATGCTGATTTCAATGTAAACTTCTACTTCACCTCTACTCTACTCTTTTTAAATGGCAAATACATTAAATTACTCTTTAGGATACTTTGGTTATCTTCttctttgaaaatgaaatatggaTGTCTTTACATTAACACCAATATTTTCCAATATCAATAGAAACCTTCTTCGTTTTTGATCAACATACTTGGGCTAAAtataacaatttaattttttattagaaaatttgattgaattagcttctgaatgaatctttcctAGTCAAGCTTTGCTGTAACAGATGGAAGTTTGTTGTTTCTGTTCCTATCCTCGGAACCGTAAccttgttttctctttttctttagGGAAAACGGGTGAATCGTAATGTAGTAGCATATTTCCAGCAGGCTGAGAATGCTAACGCCCATAAAGAGACCCAGCAGACCTCCACAATTTGCCAGAAAATCGACCATTCCGTACAGCTCCGACCGTCGCGATGTGATGAAGTGCGATTCTTTGAAGTAAATTTCCAATTTTGAGACGATGATGCTATATTCGATGTTACAACATTGGATTAGTTGTTTAAAATGTATCCGATTGCATTACATATTTGAAATGAGGTACCTTTCAGCTTCTTTGTCAAAAATGCGATTGGCTTCCAAGTATTTTATCATATCCATCGCGGACTGCGTGACTTCCAAGTCATACTGTATTGAGCTGCAGGCCGGAAGGCAGATGCACTCCGTAGCCACATTTCCTCCATCGTTTGTTCCGTGTTGAAGGGATGCATCGGAATGATTGAAACTTTCCCTGAAAAAAGCTCGTGCTTGATGCATACAGAACCACATCTCAAGGGAACATACATCTACACCGGGTGCCCGTGGCATTGAGAATCGAACACAACCGCACACGGCCAGTGTTATGTTCGCCAGACATTCTAGCTCACAGTTTTCCTGGTTGTAGATCTGGAAAAATCTGAGACGACGCTCGTTGTCGAAGAAACATTGTCGTTTGCTCCAATGGTAATCGGCGGCGGACTTTGACGTGGTCATCATCTGAGGCTTCATGGCAATGGACATCTCGTGGCCCAATGGAATGCGAATGTGACGTTTGGAAACTTGTGGATACTCGCTGGATTCGTGCAGCATAAGCTTATAGCCTTGCGTCTCACCCTAAACGGTAGATAATGGCGTAGGCGTAATATCTGTAATGACGTCTCGTAGCCAAACTCATAAACCTACCGTACACAAATATTCAATATTCCTTTTATCCGTTAAAAGATGAATCGTCAATCCTGCCTGCAATCCTGCGCCAGTAGCATGAAAAGGATATCTGACAGCTTCCTCGTCGTCATCGGTGTTATCGTATCAATCCTCCATGTACGTATGCTCGTTGTGTAAGGCATTCTTACGAAATATTTCTTCCTCGGGCAACATGTTGAATGAGTAGCAGAGACCATTTTCGGTGACTGTCTCCTTCATATATCGTTTGCACGATCGTGGGACATCGTTGA
This window harbors:
- the LOC131286068 gene encoding probable cytochrome P450 6g2 yields the protein MIVSALLVVGLFYHNPLTAVPVVFVLGLLYWTVKYNYRFWEIDGVPHPKPSMLTGNLAPVLLMKKHICQLASDWYNAYPNAMFVGYFKQFTPAIMVRDPELVKNILTRDFECFASNDFVVDTAQDPLLAHDAFFATGSQWKRARTLLTPSFTGAKIKQLFPIMNSVADAFEAYVGQHVAKELEAKELAARFTTQNVVACTFGIDGECFAESESEFRRMGKRVFETSLLATIRLILSLFLPAIAQLIPVPFLLKDVDQWIRSLVATQVQTRSKLESEGASNNDLLQSLINNREKHNISQTELTGHALAIFLEGFETSSAVIGCALYQLAINPEVQEKLFHDIKKQLDANDGKLDFDVLQNIEYLEWTMLETLRMYPPAATMHKLSTKKYIMRRGHRDSQGHDMGVYVRVGTPILIPILAIHMDPKYHPEPQKFDPERFSPDRKVEHRGTVYLPFGEGPRMCLGMRFAQAQVKLALMKLILSYRVRTGPNHKPFTVDPRSIIYQSKDGLRLVFEKR
- the LOC131285197 gene encoding pickpocket protein 28-like, with translation MSDADLYAFSAAKKSKNALKVEVFREYCAGSSIHGVRYFDRTERTSCERFWWIIVFLLSMAGCGTMIFKTYIKWNQAPIIVSFSEKTTPVWEIQFPAVTICPETKVQAAKLNVTAEINALYENSDNWNITHNADTVGKLKVVAQVCNTIVQDKNYDPSHLNGTYEKNAVNILRNLSLDRDRVVSSCRFNDVPRSCKRYMKETVTENGLCYSFNMLPEEEIFRKNALHNEHTNIEYLCTGETQGYKLMLHESSEYPQVSKRHIRIPLGHEMSIAMKPQMMTTSKSAADYHWSKRQCFFDNERRLRFFQIYNQENCELECLANITLAVCGCVRFSMPRAPGVDVCSLEMWFCMHQARAFFRESFNHSDASLQHGTNDGGNVATECICLPACSSIQYDLEVTQSAMDMIKYLEANRIFDKEAESIIVSKLEIYFKESHFITSRRSELYGMVDFLANCGGLLGLFMGVSILSLLEICYYITIHPFSLKKKRKQGYGSEDRNRNNKLPSVTAKLD